In the genome of Planctomyces sp. SH-PL62, the window ACTACGCCGTCATCTCCGACACCAGCCAGTTCGCCCCCGGCCGGCCGGCCATCACCTACGGCCTCAAGGGCCTCGCCTACTTCGAGCTCCACGTCCAGGGGGCGACCCGCGACCTCCACTCCGGCACCTTCGGCGGCGCGGTCGCGAACCCGCTCAACGCCCTGGCGACGATCCTCGACGGCCTCAAGGGGCCCGACGGCCGGATCCGGGTCGAAGGGTTCTACGACGCCGTCAAGCCCCTGGAAGCCTGGGAGCGCGAGGCCTTCGGCAAGCTCCCCTTCTCCGAGGAGGAGTTCCGGGCCGACCTGGGCGTCGCCGAGCTTTTCGGCGAGGAAGGCTATTCGACCCTGGAACGCAAGTGGGCCCGGCCGACCTGCGACGTCCACGGGCTCTGGGGGGGCTATTCCGGCCCCGGCCCCAAGACGGTCCTCCCCTGCAAGGCGGGCGCGAAGTTCAGCTTCCGGCTCGTCCCCGACCAGGACCCGGCGGAGGTCGAGGCCCTGGTCCGCAAGCACATCGAGGCCAACACGCCGCCGGGGGTGACGGTCGAGCTCATCAGCCACCAGGGCTCGCCCGCCGTGCTGGTGGACGTGGACAGCCCCGGCTTCCGCGCGGCGGCGAAGGCCGTCGAGACCGGCTTCGGCGTCGCGCCGGTGTTCATCCGCGAGGGGGGCTCGATCCCGGTCGTCGGCCTGTTCAAGCGGCACCTGAAGGTGGACACCCTGCTGCTGGGCTGGGGCCAGAACGACGACAACCTGCACGGCCCCAACGAGAAGTTCTCGCTGGCCGACTTCCACCGCGGGATCAAGGCGAGCGCCCACCTTCTCGACGAGCTGTCGCGGGCGACCTGACCCGACCCGACCCGGCCCGATCGAGATCCCGAAGACCAAGAGTCGAATCGAAGCGAAGACCCGAAGACGACGCCGGCGCCCCGCGCCGGGGCGGTCGTCCCCCGGCCGGGCGCCGGCCCCCCGGGCGCGTTCAAGGAATCCGTCATGCTCGACCTGAAATACGTCATCGCCAATATCGAGGCCGTCCGGCTCAACTGCCGGAACCGCAACGTCCCCGCCGACGCGCTGGAAGACCTGGACCGGATCATCGACCTGGAGGCCGACCGCAAGCGGGTCCTCTCGACCGTCGAGGAGGTCCGTCGCCGCCAGAACGAGGTCGCCCAGTCCACCGGCAAGGAGAAGGACCCGGCGCGTCGGGCCGAGCTGATCGAGGCGGGCAAGCGGCTCAAGTCCGACGTCGCCCAGCACGAGGAGCAGCTCCG includes:
- a CDS encoding dipeptidase, encoding MSLDRVDAYIESHAKEFEEQLKALIRIPSVSAQPDHDPDTRRAAEFIRDDLVAMGLDARILDTERHPIVYAERLAAPGKPTVLIYGHYDVQPPEPLEPWLSPPFEPTVRDGNLYARGATDDKGQMFTHLKAVEAWLKTTGDLPVNVKILIEGEEEIGGVNLERYVAENPEKLACDYAVISDTSQFAPGRPAITYGLKGLAYFELHVQGATRDLHSGTFGGAVANPLNALATILDGLKGPDGRIRVEGFYDAVKPLEAWEREAFGKLPFSEEEFRADLGVAELFGEEGYSTLERKWARPTCDVHGLWGGYSGPGPKTVLPCKAGAKFSFRLVPDQDPAEVEALVRKHIEANTPPGVTVELISHQGSPAVLVDVDSPGFRAAAKAVETGFGVAPVFIREGGSIPVVGLFKRHLKVDTLLLGWGQNDDNLHGPNEKFSLADFHRGIKASAHLLDELSRAT